From the genome of Solidesulfovibrio carbinolicus, one region includes:
- a CDS encoding tetratricopeptide repeat protein: MARKPFGKGALAFGCAASVAWAALGLSAVARAGLEEGRAAWREGNYPRAFEEFLPLATAGDVTLQNQIAAMYYMGQGVAQDYAKAAEWFRKAAAAGSPEAQYCLGKLYYYGQGVPQNFEEAVKQLTEAAQGGKGGAQYLLATLQLYGKGVEANPVKAYFWTLLAVAAPDTPAEDKSAAQALRDQIGATLNKRQIDSMQAMVNAWTPRKTPPAPAPAAAPRRGG, translated from the coding sequence GTGGCTAGGAAGCCTTTCGGCAAGGGGGCTTTGGCTTTTGGCTGCGCCGCCAGCGTGGCCTGGGCGGCCTTGGGATTGTCCGCCGTAGCCCGGGCCGGCCTGGAGGAAGGACGCGCCGCCTGGCGCGAAGGCAATTATCCCCGGGCTTTCGAGGAGTTTTTGCCCCTGGCCACGGCCGGCGACGTGACCCTGCAAAACCAGATCGCGGCCATGTATTATATGGGCCAGGGCGTGGCCCAGGACTATGCCAAGGCGGCGGAATGGTTCCGCAAGGCGGCCGCCGCCGGCAGCCCCGAGGCCCAGTACTGTCTGGGTAAGCTCTATTACTACGGCCAGGGCGTGCCCCAGAATTTCGAGGAAGCCGTCAAGCAGCTCACCGAGGCGGCCCAGGGCGGCAAGGGCGGGGCGCAATATCTGCTGGCCACCTTGCAGCTTTACGGCAAGGGCGTGGAGGCCAATCCGGTCAAGGCCTATTTCTGGACGCTTTTGGCCGTGGCCGCTCCAGACACGCCGGCCGAGGACAAAAGCGCGGCCCAGGCCCTGCGCGACCAGATCGGGGCCACGCTCAATAAACGCCAGATCGATTCCATGCAGGCCATGGTCAACGCCTGGACGCCGCGCAAGACGCCGCCCGCGCCTGCGCCAGCCGCCGCCCCGCGCCGGGGCGGTTGA
- a CDS encoding PilZ domain-containing protein has translation MALLEYRNCPHCGHSTWQEFTPLADADSSYWRCRDCGDRRAAKRVRIDETALLHRGRLQTATACADVLIRDLSRDGARLCLDEDMPIELAVDQAVSFNPQLQPFGELAQYIPSVVRWIKGLEFGLLFARPLAISSGDIRRIVKN, from the coding sequence ATGGCGCTCCTCGAATACCGAAACTGCCCCCACTGCGGCCATTCGACCTGGCAGGAGTTCACTCCCCTGGCCGATGCCGACAGCTCCTACTGGCGCTGCCGCGACTGCGGCGACCGGCGCGCCGCCAAGCGCGTGCGCATCGACGAAACCGCCCTGCTCCACCGGGGCCGCCTGCAAACCGCCACGGCCTGCGCCGACGTGCTCATCCGCGACCTCAGCCGCGACGGGGCCAGGCTTTGCCTGGACGAGGACATGCCCATCGAACTGGCCGTGGATCAGGCCGTGTCGTTCAACCCCCAGCTCCAGCCCTTCGGCGAACTGGCCCAATACATCCCCAGCGTGGTGCGCTGGATCAAGGGCCTGGAATTCGGCCTGCTCTTCGCCCGCCCCCTGGCCATTTCGTCCGGCGACATCCGCCGCATCGTCAAGAACTGA
- a CDS encoding ImmA/IrrE family metallo-endopeptidase, whose amino-acid sequence MAGLLARLMEMAGKRDDLVVTEVDDIDSWGFLLFRDGRYHIYVNRSIRDFRKTMILVDELGHYALRRRIARRERLPGGAENLVERIRQDKACDAWAAKFSKRLLYFVRRGLHGGTSRRPRQGRYDPSWRLPVK is encoded by the coding sequence ATGGCAGGCCTACTGGCCAGACTCATGGAAATGGCCGGCAAACGCGACGATCTCGTGGTCACCGAGGTCGATGACATTGATAGCTGGGGTTTTTTGCTGTTTCGCGACGGCCGCTACCATATTTACGTCAACCGTTCGATTCGGGACTTCCGCAAGACCATGATTTTGGTGGACGAGCTTGGGCATTACGCCCTGCGGCGGCGCATAGCCCGGCGCGAGCGCCTGCCTGGCGGAGCCGAAAATCTGGTCGAGCGCATCCGTCAGGACAAGGCCTGCGACGCCTGGGCGGCCAAATTCAGCAAACGCCTGCTCTATTTCGTGCGCCGGGGGCTGCACGGCGGAACTTCGCGCCGGCCCCGGCAGGGGCGCTACGATCCGTCCTGGCGGCTGCCGGTCAAATAG
- a CDS encoding glycosyltransferase family protein → MAHMDRPNRAVVIDETGARRTLAAGEAAFEALTAGGKPLFLGLGPDPGVAAALAGGQPADWLECPAFEAAMGPDWLARLPAGWRRLTPGDLSPGRVRAARLIRYRQNSRLFPSFWGPALARVQLALLPGPDRAARSSGVILPRPPKGLLEPEIARALTALGRPAVDIAPEACPAALAALLSSQTPSALLSINGAGLDDEGISAALLAEAGVPLAIWFVDNPFHIVGRFRGGFWKRALLAVTDDSFIEPLRQLGADRTLHLPLGASAHFLAATPAPGLADRAVFVGRSAFAGRDAFFAGCRLPDGLTDTARAMVADGGRPDYFWWTQKLGSGPLWPGKAGRAAGLGAETASLALRAGALAAVAGAAPLVVYGDEGWRELLPEDVSLRPPVDYFGALPGLYAGAGVTLNATSLLLPRGLTQRHFDVWAAGGCLITDATPGLELFPAALTDPVRYASPRQAGQLAVSLLAQPHRRADLAAAWREAIAAGHRYEHRLAALLNRLAADV, encoded by the coding sequence ATGGCCCACATGGACCGCCCAAACCGCGCCGTGGTCATCGACGAGACCGGCGCGCGCCGCACCCTGGCCGCCGGGGAAGCCGCTTTCGAGGCCCTGACGGCGGGCGGAAAGCCGCTTTTTTTGGGCCTGGGTCCCGATCCGGGCGTCGCCGCCGCCCTGGCCGGCGGGCAGCCGGCCGACTGGCTCGAATGCCCGGCCTTCGAGGCCGCCATGGGGCCGGACTGGCTGGCGCGTCTTCCGGCCGGCTGGCGACGCCTGACCCCGGGCGATCTGTCGCCCGGGCGCGTCCGGGCCGCCCGCCTGATTCGCTATCGCCAAAATAGCCGGCTCTTTCCGTCATTCTGGGGGCCGGCCCTGGCCCGGGTCCAACTGGCCCTGCTCCCCGGGCCGGACCGGGCCGCGCGCAGCTCCGGCGTCATCCTGCCGCGTCCGCCCAAGGGCTTGCTGGAGCCGGAAATCGCCCGGGCGTTGACGGCCCTTGGCCGGCCGGCCGTCGACATCGCCCCCGAAGCCTGCCCGGCCGCCCTGGCTGCGCTGCTGTCCAGCCAGACGCCGTCCGCTCTGCTCTCCATAAACGGCGCCGGCCTGGATGACGAGGGAATTTCCGCCGCCCTTTTGGCCGAGGCCGGCGTGCCCCTGGCCATCTGGTTCGTGGACAACCCATTCCATATAGTGGGCCGGTTTCGCGGCGGCTTCTGGAAACGCGCGCTGCTGGCCGTCACCGACGACAGCTTTATCGAACCGTTGCGACAACTTGGAGCCGACCGGACCCTGCATCTGCCGCTTGGGGCCAGCGCCCATTTCCTTGCGGCCACGCCCGCGCCGGGGCTGGCCGACCGGGCGGTCTTTGTCGGGCGCAGCGCCTTTGCCGGACGCGACGCCTTTTTTGCCGGCTGCCGGCTGCCGGACGGGCTGACGGACACGGCCCGGGCCATGGTCGCGGACGGCGGCCGGCCGGACTACTTCTGGTGGACGCAAAAACTGGGTTCCGGGCCGCTGTGGCCTGGCAAGGCCGGCCGCGCCGCCGGGCTGGGGGCCGAGACGGCCTCCCTGGCCCTGCGGGCCGGGGCCCTTGCCGCCGTGGCCGGGGCCGCGCCGCTGGTCGTTTACGGCGACGAAGGCTGGCGCGAGCTTTTGCCCGAAGACGTATCCCTGCGTCCGCCGGTGGATTACTTCGGCGCGCTGCCGGGCCTCTACGCCGGGGCCGGGGTGACGCTAAACGCTACCAGCCTGCTTTTGCCCCGAGGGCTGACCCAGCGCCATTTCGACGTCTGGGCGGCCGGCGGCTGCCTTATCACCGACGCGACTCCGGGCCTGGAACTGTTCCCGGCCGCTCTGACCGACCCCGTCCGCTACGCTTCTCCTAGGCAGGCCGGACAGCTTGCCGTCAGCCTGCTGGCACAGCCCCATCGCCGGGCCGATCTGGCCGCCGCCTGGCGGGAGGCCATCGCCGCCGGGCACCGCTACGAACACCGTCTGGCCGCCCTGCTCAACCGGCTGGCCGCCGACGTCTGA
- a CDS encoding RlmE family RNA methyltransferase produces the protein MKTYRDHYFNKAKQDNYPARSVYKLEEIEKQSRLLAPGAAILDLGACPGSWTLYAAKRVGPSGRVLAIDLNPAGTAFPGNVTYLIGDMLEPGPEITEAFERFGPFDVVLSDMAPKTIGHKFTDQARSLELCEAALSVAVERLKPGGAFVVKIFQGPDSPAFQKGLRQFFSAVRVAKPKSSRAESKEIFFVATGFTAPVGQPDDPAPSPLPPND, from the coding sequence ATGAAAACGTACCGCGACCACTATTTCAACAAGGCCAAGCAGGATAACTATCCGGCGCGTTCCGTCTATAAGCTTGAGGAGATCGAAAAACAATCGCGCCTGCTTGCCCCCGGCGCGGCCATCCTCGATCTCGGGGCCTGCCCCGGCTCCTGGACCCTCTACGCCGCCAAGCGGGTGGGGCCGTCCGGCCGGGTGCTCGCCATCGACCTCAACCCCGCCGGCACCGCCTTTCCGGGCAACGTCACCTACCTTATCGGCGACATGCTCGAACCCGGGCCGGAAATCACCGAGGCCTTCGAGCGTTTCGGCCCCTTTGACGTCGTTTTAAGCGACATGGCCCCCAAGACCATCGGCCACAAGTTCACCGACCAGGCCAGATCGTTGGAGCTGTGCGAGGCGGCCCTGTCCGTGGCCGTGGAGCGCCTTAAGCCCGGCGGCGCGTTTGTGGTCAAGATCTTCCAGGGGCCGGATTCGCCGGCCTTCCAGAAGGGGCTGCGCCAGTTTTTTTCCGCCGTGCGGGTGGCCAAGCCCAAAAGCTCCCGGGCCGAGAGCAAGGAAATCTTCTTCGTGGCCACGGGCTTCACTGCCCCCGTGGGCCAGCCCGACGACCCCGCCCCCTCGCCCTTGCCGCCAAACGACTAG
- a CDS encoding YebC/PmpR family DNA-binding transcriptional regulator, which produces MAGHSKWHNIQARKSVQDAKKSKFFTKVTKELMLAARAGGADTALNQRLKSAIAAAKAVNLPKDKIDQAIKKGTGELAGENLEEVLYEGYGPGGVAILVEAATDNRNRTVAEVRHLLSKGGGAMGESGCVSWMFSQKGVFSFPKSFTEDQLMEVGLEHGAEEIMDEGEVWEVHCAPADFEPLRAAFEAAGMVSEDAEVAMVPANMVALDLEAGQKLLKLIDMLEDNEDVQKVHSNADLPDEMFG; this is translated from the coding sequence ATGGCCGGACATAGCAAATGGCACAACATCCAGGCCCGCAAGTCGGTGCAGGACGCCAAGAAGAGCAAGTTTTTCACCAAGGTGACCAAGGAACTCATGCTGGCCGCCCGGGCCGGCGGGGCCGACACGGCGCTCAACCAGCGCCTGAAGTCCGCCATCGCCGCCGCCAAGGCCGTGAATCTGCCCAAGGACAAGATCGATCAGGCCATCAAAAAGGGTACTGGCGAGCTGGCCGGCGAAAACCTGGAAGAAGTCCTCTACGAAGGCTACGGCCCGGGCGGCGTCGCCATCCTCGTCGAAGCGGCCACTGACAACCGCAACCGTACCGTGGCCGAAGTGCGCCACCTGCTGTCCAAGGGCGGCGGAGCCATGGGCGAATCCGGCTGCGTGTCCTGGATGTTCTCCCAAAAGGGCGTCTTCTCCTTCCCCAAGAGCTTCACCGAAGACCAGCTCATGGAAGTGGGCCTGGAACACGGGGCCGAGGAAATCATGGACGAAGGCGAGGTCTGGGAAGTGCACTGCGCCCCGGCCGATTTCGAGCCCCTGCGTGCCGCCTTCGAAGCCGCCGGCATGGTCTCCGAGGACGCCGAAGTGGCCATGGTGCCGGCCAACATGGTGGCCCTGGACCTGGAAGCCGGTCAGAAGCTGCTGAAACTCATCGATATGCTCGAAGACAACGAAGACGTGCAAAAGGTCCACTCCAACGCCGATCTGCCCGACGAGATGTTTGGGTAG
- the ruvC gene encoding crossover junction endodeoxyribonuclease RuvC, protein MANTGDGIILGLDPGSRATGYGLVRERSGVLELVDAGVVRTTSQPDFPSRLGVIFTAVAELINRHGPAEVSVENVFVSKNAATALKLGQARGAALAACAVAGLSVHSYEPTVIKQSLVGTGRAEKSQVAFMVARVLACRETFAVDATDALAAAVCHLNQRRLTRLCGAR, encoded by the coding sequence ATGGCAAACACCGGCGACGGCATCATCCTGGGACTCGATCCCGGCTCGCGGGCCACGGGCTATGGCCTGGTGCGCGAACGCTCGGGCGTGCTCGAACTGGTTGACGCCGGCGTGGTGCGAACGACCAGCCAGCCCGATTTCCCCAGCCGCCTGGGCGTCATCTTTACCGCCGTGGCCGAACTCATCAACCGCCACGGCCCGGCCGAGGTCTCGGTGGAAAACGTGTTTGTCTCCAAAAACGCCGCCACGGCCCTCAAGCTCGGCCAGGCCCGGGGCGCGGCCCTGGCCGCCTGCGCCGTGGCTGGCCTTAGCGTCCATTCCTACGAACCGACCGTAATCAAGCAAAGCCTGGTGGGCACGGGACGGGCCGAGAAGTCCCAGGTGGCCTTCATGGTGGCGCGGGTGCTGGCATGCCGGGAAACTTTCGCCGTGGACGCCACCGACGCCCTGGCCGCGGCCGTGTGCCACCTCAATCAACGGCGGCTGACCCGCCTGTGCGGGGCCAGATGA
- the ruvA gene encoding Holliday junction branch migration protein RuvA — MIGYLEGRVVARRDRFAIVLTPGGVGYELEMPTPVAAALPAPGGQVSLFVHTVVREDALELFGFASLDDRETFRTLIGISKLGPRTALAILSHFTADDLLRVVASGDAEALVRVPGIGKKSAQRIFIELSYKLEGRAPAAGLAPSVPIPGGVAGDVVAGLTNLGYPEPEARQVAAEVLEAEPDLDVAAALRQALKRLAAAKQS; from the coding sequence ATGATCGGCTATCTCGAAGGCCGGGTCGTGGCCCGGCGCGACCGGTTTGCCATCGTGCTCACCCCGGGCGGCGTGGGCTACGAACTGGAGATGCCAACGCCCGTAGCCGCCGCGCTGCCGGCCCCGGGCGGCCAGGTTTCGCTTTTCGTCCATACCGTGGTGCGCGAGGACGCCCTGGAACTCTTCGGCTTCGCCTCCCTCGACGACCGCGAGACTTTCCGCACGCTGATTGGCATCTCCAAGCTCGGCCCGCGCACGGCCCTGGCCATCCTGTCGCATTTTACCGCCGACGATCTGCTGCGCGTGGTGGCCTCCGGCGACGCCGAGGCCCTGGTGCGGGTGCCGGGCATCGGCAAGAAAAGCGCCCAGCGCATCTTTATCGAGCTGTCCTACAAGCTCGAAGGCCGCGCCCCGGCGGCCGGGCTGGCCCCGTCGGTTCCGATCCCCGGCGGTGTGGCCGGCGACGTCGTGGCCGGGCTGACCAACCTCGGCTATCCCGAACCCGAGGCCCGGCAGGTCGCGGCCGAGGTCCTGGAGGCCGAACCCGACCTCGACGTGGCCGCCGCCCTGCGCCAGGCCCTCAAACGGCTGGCTGCGGCCAAGCAGTCATGA
- the ruvB gene encoding Holliday junction branch migration DNA helicase RuvB, protein MDDKDFCPPEGLIPAAPSPDDTIRPSRLADFIGQDDLRANLKVFLRAALEQGRTLDHSLLYGPPGLGKTTLAQIMASELGVNLVQTTGPVLERCGDLAAIVTNLRRGDILFIDEIHRMPAAVEEILYPAMEDFKLDLIIGQGPGARTVRIDLEPFTLVGATTRLGLLTSPLRDRFGVIFRLEFYGPDELARIVTRAAGILGIAITPDGALAIGQRSRGTPRIAGRLLRRVRDFAVVAGAQTLDGELAAKALARLDVDPHGLDMMDRKILETLIHHYEGGPVGVKTLAVALSEEVRTLEEIYEPYLIQCGLIKRTPRGRVATAKAYAHIKGKLG, encoded by the coding sequence ATGGACGACAAGGATTTCTGTCCGCCCGAGGGGCTCATCCCGGCCGCTCCCTCGCCCGACGACACCATCCGGCCGTCGCGCCTGGCCGATTTCATCGGCCAGGACGACCTGCGCGCCAACCTCAAGGTCTTCCTGCGCGCCGCCCTGGAGCAGGGCCGCACCCTGGACCACAGCCTGCTCTACGGCCCGCCGGGCCTGGGCAAGACCACCCTGGCCCAGATCATGGCCTCGGAACTCGGCGTCAATCTGGTCCAGACCACCGGCCCGGTCCTGGAACGCTGCGGCGACCTGGCCGCCATCGTCACCAACCTGCGCCGGGGCGACATCCTCTTTATTGATGAAATCCACCGGATGCCGGCGGCGGTGGAGGAAATCCTCTACCCGGCCATGGAGGATTTCAAGCTCGACCTCATCATCGGCCAGGGGCCGGGGGCGCGCACCGTGCGCATCGACCTCGAACCCTTCACCCTGGTCGGGGCCACCACCCGCCTGGGGCTACTCACTTCGCCCCTGCGCGACCGCTTTGGCGTCATTTTTCGCCTAGAATTTTACGGCCCTGACGAGCTGGCCCGCATCGTCACCCGGGCGGCCGGCATTCTCGGCATCGCCATCACCCCGGACGGGGCCTTGGCCATTGGCCAGCGCTCCCGGGGCACGCCGCGCATCGCCGGCCGGCTGCTGCGTCGGGTGCGCGATTTCGCGGTGGTGGCCGGGGCGCAAACCCTGGACGGCGAGTTGGCCGCCAAGGCCCTGGCTCGCCTGGACGTCGATCCCCATGGCCTGGACATGATGGACCGCAAGATTTTGGAGACCCTCATCCATCATTATGAAGGCGGGCCGGTGGGGGTGAAAACCCTGGCCGTGGCCCTAAGCGAAGAGGTGCGCACCCTGGAGGAGATCTACGAGCCGTATCTCATCCAGTGCGGGCTTATTAAGCGCACCCCGCGCGGCCGGGTGGCCACGGCCAAGGCCTATGCCCATATCAAGGGGAAATTGGGCTAG
- the thyX gene encoding FAD-dependent thymidylate synthase — MPPTRLAVTLLAHTPDALALIYAAFRQCYHAGDVADLWPRLLSGDIAPDKQAAFVARILESGHESPIEHVSFTFAVSGVSRALSHQLVRHRIASYSQQSQRYVDALGFDYVLPPQIAAIPEARARYEAAMEQAGAAYAELQEILASHGRGDKANEDARFVLPNACETKVVVTMNCRSLLHFFELRCCTRAQWEIRAMALAMLDQCRQALSVIFAGAGARCERLGYCPEAERFTCGRYPRLGQIGSHSA; from the coding sequence ATGCCGCCGACTCGGCTTGCCGTGACATTACTGGCCCATACCCCCGACGCGTTGGCCCTGATCTATGCCGCTTTTCGGCAGTGCTACCATGCCGGCGACGTGGCCGACCTGTGGCCGCGCCTGCTGTCCGGCGACATCGCCCCGGACAAGCAGGCCGCTTTTGTGGCCCGGATACTGGAGTCCGGCCACGAATCGCCCATTGAGCACGTATCGTTCACCTTTGCCGTCTCCGGCGTGTCCCGGGCGTTGTCCCATCAGCTCGTGCGCCACCGCATCGCCAGCTATTCCCAGCAGTCCCAGCGCTATGTGGACGCCCTGGGCTTTGATTACGTGCTGCCGCCCCAGATCGCGGCCATTCCCGAGGCCCGGGCGCGGTACGAGGCGGCCATGGAGCAGGCCGGGGCGGCGTATGCCGAGCTGCAGGAGATCCTGGCCAGCCACGGACGCGGCGACAAGGCCAACGAGGACGCCCGGTTCGTGTTGCCCAACGCCTGCGAGACCAAGGTGGTCGTGACCATGAACTGCCGGTCGCTTTTGCACTTTTTCGAGCTGCGCTGTTGCACCCGGGCCCAGTGGGAGATCCGGGCCATGGCCCTGGCCATGCTGGACCAGTGCCGCCAAGCCCTGTCCGTGATCTTTGCCGGGGCCGGGGCGCGCTGCGAGCGGCTTGGCTACTGTCCCGAGGCCGAGCGCTTCACCTGCGGCCGTTATCCCAGACTCGGGCAAATCGGTTCCCATTCCGCCTAA
- a CDS encoding chromosomal replication initiator protein DnaA, which yields METIWSQTKQLLEKTLSPGLFNLWIKPLAARACDGALELVAPNAFVAAWVRERLSDSIAEAAAVAMGARPQVFVVEAGATAAPIAAPSASGRPRRQPGQRPAGPRPVAAPLTLPVAPSAPPALADRFRFSYDEFVVGPSNEMAYAASKGICDLSLSAEQLFISSAPGLGKTHLIQAMGRRILGGQPGRQPRVAYLSAEEFANRLVMAIKTKQVEQFKAAFRENVDVLLLEDVHFFRDKPRIQDELLNTLKALNARGCRLVFTSSFLPKELSGLDSQLLSRINSGFLAVIDKPDLDMRRRILARKAAVHQVLLPEEVSTLLADKLPSDVRQLESCLQNLVLKAKLLNCRISVDLAWDVLRHYDVAQAPVSLDDIVSYVCDVYRLSPDQLKSKSRKRQYVLARNTAFLLARQHTDLSLADIGVQFNRRHSTVVKGITALERHLSLKTPLGRELERTIEQMRG from the coding sequence ATGGAAACGATTTGGTCACAAACCAAACAACTGCTCGAAAAGACCCTGAGCCCCGGACTGTTCAACCTCTGGATCAAGCCCCTCGCGGCCCGGGCCTGTGATGGCGCGCTGGAACTTGTCGCCCCCAACGCCTTTGTGGCCGCCTGGGTGCGCGAACGACTGAGCGATTCCATTGCCGAGGCCGCCGCCGTGGCCATGGGCGCGCGTCCCCAGGTGTTCGTGGTCGAAGCCGGGGCAACCGCCGCCCCTATTGCTGCCCCGTCCGCCTCCGGCCGCCCGCGTCGCCAGCCAGGACAACGCCCGGCCGGCCCTCGGCCCGTGGCCGCGCCCTTGACCCTGCCCGTGGCCCCCAGCGCCCCGCCGGCTTTGGCCGACCGGTTCCGCTTCAGCTACGACGAGTTCGTGGTCGGCCCGTCCAACGAGATGGCTTACGCCGCGAGCAAGGGCATCTGCGACCTGTCCTTGTCGGCGGAGCAGCTTTTTATCAGCTCGGCTCCGGGCCTGGGCAAGACCCACCTCATCCAGGCCATGGGACGCCGCATCCTCGGCGGCCAGCCCGGACGCCAGCCCCGGGTCGCCTATCTCTCGGCCGAGGAGTTCGCCAATCGGCTGGTCATGGCCATCAAGACCAAGCAGGTTGAGCAGTTCAAGGCCGCCTTCCGGGAAAACGTCGATGTCCTGCTCTTGGAGGACGTTCATTTTTTCCGCGACAAGCCGCGCATCCAGGACGAGCTGCTCAATACCTTAAAAGCCCTCAACGCCCGGGGCTGCCGTCTGGTCTTTACGAGCTCCTTTTTGCCCAAGGAGCTTTCGGGCCTGGACAGCCAGCTGTTGTCGCGCATCAACTCGGGCTTTTTGGCCGTCATCGACAAGCCCGACCTGGACATGCGCCGCCGCATCCTGGCCCGCAAGGCCGCCGTGCACCAGGTGCTTTTGCCCGAGGAAGTGTCCACGCTCCTGGCCGACAAGCTGCCCTCGGATGTGCGCCAACTGGAGAGCTGCCTGCAAAACCTCGTGCTCAAGGCCAAGCTCCTCAATTGCCGCATTTCCGTGGACCTGGCCTGGGACGTGCTGCGCCACTATGACGTGGCTCAGGCCCCGGTCAGCCTGGACGACATCGTGTCCTACGTCTGCGACGTCTACCGCCTTTCGCCCGACCAGCTCAAGTCCAAGTCGCGCAAGCGCCAGTACGTCCTGGCCCGCAACACGGCCTTCCTGCTGGCCCGGCAGCACACCGACCTGTCGCTGGCCGACATCGGCGTGCAGTTTAATCGCCGCCATTCCACGGTGGTCAAGGGCATCACCGCCCTGGAGCGGCATCTGTCGCTCAAAACCCCGCTTGGGCGCGAGCTGGAGCGCACCATCGAGCAGATGCGGGGATGA
- the thiM gene encoding hydroxyethylthiazole kinase, producing MPFAAAVFADLARIRQNAPLVVNITNNVVTNVTANALLALGASPAMTHHPADAAELAALAGALVCNMGTPGGENIEAMLAAGEAANAAGVPVVFDPVAAGVTTRRREVAGRMLETVRLAAIRGNASEILALAGEAALSKGADSQHASREAAPAAVALARSLGCTVCVSGEVDVITDGERVVELAGGHAMMTRVTGLGCTATAFVGAFLAVNPDFFAATGHAMAVMAAAGRLAAAGVAGPGSLAVRFLDVVFNLTEAEIAAGARVSA from the coding sequence ATGCCGTTCGCCGCAGCCGTCTTCGCCGATCTTGCCCGCATCCGTCAAAACGCGCCGCTGGTCGTCAACATCACCAATAACGTCGTTACCAACGTCACGGCCAACGCCTTGCTGGCCCTGGGAGCCTCGCCGGCCATGACCCACCATCCGGCCGACGCCGCCGAACTGGCCGCCCTGGCCGGGGCGCTGGTGTGCAACATGGGCACCCCGGGTGGGGAAAATATCGAGGCCATGCTGGCTGCCGGAGAAGCCGCAAACGCTGCCGGCGTGCCCGTGGTCTTTGATCCCGTGGCCGCTGGCGTCACCACGCGTCGGCGCGAAGTGGCCGGGCGGATGCTGGAAACCGTGCGCTTGGCCGCTATTCGGGGCAATGCCTCGGAGATCCTCGCCCTGGCCGGCGAGGCCGCCCTTTCCAAGGGCGCCGACAGCCAGCACGCCAGCCGCGAGGCCGCGCCGGCCGCCGTGGCCCTGGCCCGGTCCCTGGGTTGCACGGTGTGCGTCAGCGGCGAGGTGGATGTTATAACCGACGGCGAGCGCGTGGTGGAGCTGGCCGGGGGGCATGCCATGATGACCCGGGTCACGGGCCTTGGCTGCACGGCCACGGCCTTTGTGGGCGCGTTTTTGGCCGTCAATCCGGACTTTTTCGCCGCCACCGGCCACGCCATGGCCGTCATGGCCGCCGCCGGCCGCCTGGCCGCCGCCGGCGTGGCCGGTCCGGGCAGCCTGGCCGTGCGCTTCCTGGATGTGGTCTTCAACCTCACCGAAGCCGAGATCGCGGCCGGGGCGCGGGTGAGCGCATGA
- the thiE gene encoding thiamine phosphate synthase produces the protein MKPDFDPTLYLVTDRGCLAGRDLLDVVGRAVAGGAKLVQLREKNACTREFVELARALVGLVRPLGARLVINDRVDVALACDADGVHVGQDDMRPADVRALIGSQRILGLSVTGEDETLAARGEPVDYLGAGPVFATATKKDAGAPQGLDGLARMIALAEVPVVAIGAVTAANAAAVMAAGAAGLAVVSAICAAPDPEAAARELRAIAEGR, from the coding sequence ATGAAGCCGGACTTCGATCCAACCCTGTATCTGGTCACGGACCGGGGATGCCTTGCCGGGCGCGATCTGCTTGATGTCGTCGGCCGGGCCGTGGCCGGCGGGGCGAAGCTTGTGCAGCTGCGCGAGAAAAACGCCTGCACCCGGGAGTTCGTGGAACTGGCCCGGGCGCTGGTGGGCCTTGTGCGTCCCCTTGGGGCCAGGCTCGTCATCAACGACCGGGTGGACGTGGCCCTGGCCTGCGACGCCGACGGCGTTCACGTGGGCCAGGACGACATGCGCCCGGCCGACGTGCGCGCGCTCATCGGCTCCCAGCGTATCCTCGGCCTGTCCGTCACCGGCGAGGACGAGACCCTCGCCGCCCGGGGGGAGCCGGTCGATTACCTCGGTGCCGGGCCGGTTTTCGCCACGGCCACCAAGAAGGACGCCGGCGCGCCCCAGGGCCTCGATGGTCTGGCCCGCATGATCGCCCTGGCCGAAGTGCCGGTGGTGGCCATCGGCGCGGTGACAGCGGCCAACGCGGCCGCGGTCATGGCCGCCGGCGCGGCCGGGCTGGCCGTGGTGTCGGCCATCTGCGCCGCCCCGGACCCCGAAGCCGCCGCCAGGGAGCTGCGGGCTATCGCCGAGGGGAGGTGA